Proteins encoded within one genomic window of Aurantiacibacter spongiae:
- a CDS encoding ATP phosphoribosyltransferase regulatory subunit — protein MTETQDLLPEGLEDRLPQSAAAATRIERAMLEALRAHGYDRVRPPLVEFEASMARRMDGLSTRGMFRFVDPASLRTLALRSDMTVQVGRIAATGLVDAARPLRLSYAGQVARITGRKLEPRRENLQVGAELIGRDTVVAAGEVVELAIAALEAAGAKGIGVDFTLPDLVDTLADGPWPLDAAARERVRRELDTKDAGGLVEAGGEAYLPLIHAAGPFDDAARRLSAIDDTGVLGSRIAALRQIAARVEGRARLTLDPSERHGFEYQSWFGFTLYVDGVRGEVGRGGTYCIGGTDEPATGFSLYPEELIESVKAEETLGERIFLPLDHDRAAADRLRDEGWRTIAALDEDDDPQALGCTHRLAANGPEAL, from the coding sequence ATGACCGAAACGCAAGACCTCCTCCCCGAAGGTCTCGAGGATCGCCTGCCGCAATCCGCCGCCGCCGCGACGCGGATCGAGCGGGCGATGCTGGAGGCGCTGCGCGCTCACGGCTACGACCGCGTGCGGCCGCCGCTGGTGGAGTTCGAGGCGAGCATGGCGCGGCGGATGGACGGGCTGAGCACGCGCGGCATGTTCCGCTTCGTCGATCCCGCCAGCCTGCGCACGCTGGCGCTGCGCAGCGACATGACCGTGCAGGTCGGGCGCATCGCTGCCACCGGCCTCGTCGATGCGGCTCGCCCGCTGCGCCTCAGCTACGCGGGGCAGGTCGCGCGCATCACCGGGCGGAAGCTGGAACCCCGGCGCGAAAACCTGCAGGTGGGCGCGGAACTGATCGGTCGCGATACGGTCGTGGCGGCGGGGGAGGTGGTGGAACTCGCCATTGCCGCGCTCGAGGCTGCCGGGGCGAAGGGCATCGGCGTCGATTTCACCCTGCCCGACCTGGTCGATACGCTCGCCGACGGCCCCTGGCCGCTCGACGCCGCGGCGCGCGAGCGGGTGCGGCGCGAACTCGATACGAAGGATGCCGGCGGTCTGGTCGAGGCGGGCGGGGAGGCCTACCTTCCACTCATCCACGCCGCCGGCCCGTTCGACGATGCGGCCAGGCGGCTGTCTGCCATCGACGACACCGGCGTATTGGGCTCCCGCATCGCCGCGTTGCGCCAGATCGCCGCGCGGGTGGAGGGCCGGGCGCGCCTGACCCTCGATCCCAGCGAGCGCCACGGCTTCGAATATCAGAGCTGGTTCGGCTTCACGCTCTATGTCGACGGCGTGCGCGGAGAGGTGGGGCGCGGCGGCACCTATTGCATCGGCGGAACCGACGAACCCGCGACCGGCTTTTCGCTCTACCCCGAGGAGTTGATCGAATCGGTGAAGGCCGAAGAAACGCTCGGCGAGCGGATATTCCTGCCGCTCGACCACGACCGCGCTGCCGCCGACAGGCTGCGTGACGAAGGCTGGCGCACGATCGCCGCGCTTGATGAAGACGACGATCCACAGGCGCTGGGATGCACGCACCGGCTCGCCGCGAACGGACCGGAGGCGCTCTAG
- the serA gene encoding phosphoglycerate dehydrogenase, which yields MTKPKVLISDKMDPNAARIFEERGCEVDVITGKTPEELKATIGQYDGLAIRSSTKVTADILEAADNLKVIGRAGIGVDNVDIPAASAKGVVVMNTPFGNSITTAEHAIALIMALARQIPAANARTQAGEWPKSDFMGVEVTGKVLGLIGAGNIGAIVASRALGLRMKVVAYDPFLTPERAIELGVEKVDLGELLERADFITLHTPLTDETRNILSRERLAQTKPGVRIVNCARGGLVDEAALKDMLESGHVAGAALDVFAQEPAKDSPLFGAPNFICTPHLGASTTEAQVNVALQVAEQMSDYLVDGGVTNALNMPSLSAEEAPKLKPYMALAENLGSLVGQLAHGDLPKISVETEGAAADLNQKPIVGAVLAGLMKRYSQSVNMVNAPYLAKERGIEVREIRNSQRGVYQTLVRVTVATSQGDRSVAGTLFGNGQPRLVEIFGIGIEAELAGEMLYIVNDDVPGFIGRVGSLMGEHGINIGTFHLGRRATGGEAVMLLSVDQKIPQDVIEAACALDGVKVVRGLSF from the coding sequence ATGACCAAACCCAAGGTACTCATCAGCGACAAGATGGACCCCAACGCCGCCCGCATCTTCGAGGAGCGCGGCTGCGAGGTCGATGTCATCACCGGCAAGACGCCGGAAGAGCTGAAGGCGACGATAGGCCAGTATGACGGCCTCGCCATCCGTTCCTCGACCAAGGTGACGGCCGACATCCTGGAGGCGGCGGACAACCTCAAGGTGATCGGCCGCGCCGGGATCGGCGTCGACAATGTCGACATTCCGGCTGCCTCTGCGAAGGGCGTGGTGGTGATGAACACCCCGTTCGGCAATTCCATCACCACCGCCGAACACGCGATCGCCCTCATCATGGCACTGGCTCGCCAGATCCCTGCGGCCAACGCGCGCACGCAGGCCGGCGAATGGCCCAAGAGCGACTTCATGGGCGTGGAGGTCACGGGCAAGGTGCTGGGGCTGATCGGTGCCGGCAATATCGGCGCGATCGTCGCCAGCCGAGCACTTGGCCTGCGCATGAAGGTGGTCGCCTACGATCCTTTCCTGACGCCGGAACGCGCCATCGAGCTGGGCGTGGAAAAGGTCGATCTGGGCGAATTGCTCGAACGCGCGGACTTCATCACGCTGCACACCCCGCTGACCGACGAGACGCGCAACATCCTCTCGCGCGAGCGGCTGGCGCAGACCAAGCCGGGCGTGCGCATCGTCAACTGCGCGCGCGGCGGACTGGTGGACGAGGCGGCGCTCAAGGACATGCTGGAAAGCGGGCATGTGGCAGGCGCTGCGCTGGACGTGTTCGCCCAGGAACCGGCGAAGGACAGCCCGCTGTTCGGCGCGCCGAACTTCATCTGCACCCCGCATCTGGGTGCCTCGACAACGGAGGCGCAGGTCAATGTCGCGCTTCAGGTGGCCGAGCAGATGAGCGACTATCTGGTCGATGGCGGCGTCACCAACGCTCTCAACATGCCCTCGCTGAGCGCGGAGGAAGCGCCCAAGCTCAAGCCGTACATGGCGCTGGCGGAAAACCTCGGCTCACTGGTGGGGCAGCTGGCGCACGGTGACTTGCCCAAGATCAGCGTGGAGACCGAGGGCGCGGCTGCGGACCTCAACCAGAAGCCCATCGTGGGCGCCGTTCTGGCGGGCCTGATGAAGCGTTATTCGCAAAGCGTGAACATGGTCAACGCGCCCTATCTGGCGAAGGAGCGCGGGATCGAGGTGCGCGAGATCCGCAATTCGCAGCGCGGCGTCTACCAGACGCTCGTACGCGTCACCGTGGCCACCAGCCAGGGCGATCGCAGCGTGGCCGGCACGCTGTTCGGCAACGGCCAGCCGCGTCTCGTCGAGATCTTCGGCATCGGCATCGAGGCGGAGCTGGCGGGCGAGATGCTCTACATCGTCAACGACGACGTGCCCGGCTTCATCGGCCGGGTCGGGTCGCTGATGGGCGAACACGGTATCAATATCGGCACCTTCCATCTCGGTCGCCGCGCGACCGGCGGGGAGGCGGTGATGTTGCTGAGCGTCGACCAGAAGATCCCGCAGGACGTGATCGAGGCGGCCTGTGCGCTGGACGGCGTCAAGGTCGTGCGCGGCCTGAGTTTCTAG
- a CDS encoding phosphoserine transaminase, whose protein sequence is MTTQPMLKPERPFFSSGPTAKPPVWAPDRIDTRSLGRSHRSKYAKGRLKYAIDLSKELLGVPEDYLVGIMPASDTGALECAMWTMLGARPATIAAWESFGNVWIQDAVKQLKLSDCQVLDADYGEIPDLSQVPQDNDVVFTWNGTTSGARIPDTDWLAADRAGLAINDATSAVFAQEMDWPRLDVTTYSWQKVMGSEAQHGMMILSPKAVERVESYDPPWPLPKLFRIKKGGSINTGIFEGATINTPSMLATEDYILALEWAKSIGGRQAMFERADANAKIVTDWIEATPWLRNMVADPALRTNTGVCMVFTGDWYESLSAEDQAAVPRKITAKLEELDVGYDFNGYRDAPPSLRIWCGGSVEQEDIRRLLPWIEWAYENLKSGSL, encoded by the coding sequence ATGACTACCCAGCCGATGCTCAAGCCGGAGCGCCCCTTCTTTTCATCCGGACCGACCGCCAAGCCGCCCGTCTGGGCGCCTGACAGGATCGACACGCGCTCGCTCGGCCGCTCGCATCGCAGCAAGTACGCCAAGGGCCGGCTGAAATATGCCATCGACCTGTCGAAGGAATTGCTCGGCGTGCCCGAGGATTACCTCGTCGGCATCATGCCCGCTTCCGACACCGGCGCGCTCGAATGCGCGATGTGGACGATGCTGGGCGCGCGGCCCGCGACCATCGCGGCGTGGGAAAGCTTCGGCAATGTGTGGATCCAGGACGCGGTCAAGCAGCTCAAGCTGTCCGACTGCCAGGTGCTCGATGCCGACTACGGGGAAATACCCGATCTGTCGCAGGTGCCGCAGGACAACGACGTCGTGTTCACCTGGAACGGCACGACCAGCGGTGCGCGCATTCCCGATACGGACTGGCTCGCCGCCGACCGGGCCGGCCTTGCCATCAACGATGCCACCAGCGCCGTCTTCGCACAGGAGATGGACTGGCCCCGGCTCGATGTGACAACCTATAGCTGGCAGAAGGTGATGGGGTCCGAAGCGCAGCACGGCATGATGATCCTCAGCCCGAAGGCGGTGGAGCGGGTCGAGAGCTACGATCCACCCTGGCCACTGCCCAAGCTGTTCCGCATCAAGAAGGGCGGCTCGATCAATACCGGTATCTTCGAAGGCGCGACGATCAACACGCCGTCCATGCTGGCGACCGAGGATTACATCCTGGCGCTGGAATGGGCGAAGTCGATCGGCGGTCGCCAGGCGATGTTCGAGCGGGCCGATGCCAATGCGAAGATCGTCACCGACTGGATCGAGGCGACGCCGTGGCTGAGGAACATGGTCGCCGATCCGGCGCTGCGCACCAATACCGGCGTGTGCATGGTCTTCACCGGCGACTGGTACGAAAGTCTTTCGGCCGAAGACCAGGCGGCGGTTCCCAGGAAGATCACCGCGAAGCTGGAGGAGCTGGACGTGGGATACGATTTCAACGGCTACCGCGACGCGCCCCCCTCCCTCAGGATCTGGTGCGGCGGATCGGTCGAGCAGGAGGACATCCGCCGCCTGCTGCCGTGGATCGAATGGGCCTACGAAAACCTCAAGAGCGGCTCGCTGTAA
- a CDS encoding extensin-like domain-containing protein: protein MRSPILTMSISLASAFALAGCSLVPGSSGGGDRSDPSPASRGEGMQSAALARPALNQCLTDLGRAGADFSPLPDRYISDGCTNLGTVQMRALAGDRGQFAVSNLGPVTCPVSTAFAAWVRYGVDRAARAVFGSPLASVRTMGSYSCRNVAGTGRRSAHASAAAIDIGGFELEDGRHVDVLTGWNGSREERRFLRLVQQSACKRFDTVLGPDYNAAHHDHLHVEGVIDGESYCR, encoded by the coding sequence ATGCGCAGTCCGATCCTAACCATGTCGATCAGTCTCGCATCCGCGTTCGCCCTGGCAGGCTGTTCGCTGGTACCCGGATCGTCGGGGGGCGGTGATCGCAGTGATCCGTCCCCCGCTTCCCGCGGCGAAGGCATGCAGAGCGCCGCTCTCGCCCGCCCGGCGCTGAATCAGTGCCTGACCGATCTGGGCCGGGCCGGCGCGGATTTCTCGCCCCTTCCCGATCGCTACATTTCCGATGGCTGCACCAACCTGGGTACCGTGCAGATGCGCGCGCTTGCCGGCGACCGGGGACAGTTCGCTGTCAGCAATCTCGGCCCGGTCACCTGCCCCGTCTCCACCGCCTTCGCCGCATGGGTACGCTACGGCGTGGATCGCGCCGCGCGCGCGGTGTTCGGTTCCCCGCTCGCCAGCGTGCGAACCATGGGCAGCTATTCGTGCCGCAACGTCGCGGGCACCGGTCGGCGCAGCGCCCATGCCAGCGCCGCGGCCATCGACATCGGCGGGTTCGAGCTGGAGGACGGGCGCCATGTCGACGTGCTGACCGGCTGGAACGGCAGCCGCGAGGAACGCCGGTTCCTGCGCCTCGTCCAGCAAAGCGCCTGCAAGCGCTTCGACACCGTGCTGGGCCCGGACTACAATGCCGCGCATCACGATCACCTGCATGTCGAAGGCGTGATCGACGGCGAATCCTACTGCCGCTGA
- the thiL gene encoding thiamine-phosphate kinase has protein sequence MTEADFIAALRTLPLHPGARGLADDAAVLDIGDTTLVLTHDMLVEGTHYLPSQDMADVAFRLVATNLSDLASKGAEPLGVLVGHMLGAGDARFVAGLHEALAAFDTPLLGGDTVAGTGARALGLTAIGRATHRPVPARSGAQVGDGLFVTGTLGAAMLGFEALREEGKGGGGGGDSSAYRRPRPRLAQGRALAPHVTAMMDVSDGLLLDAFRLAEASGVTLAVQSAAAPVAAPARRYDCLTWGDDYELLFTLPASIAKPPVPATPIGRVEPRGFVPLFVDGEPIANRAGLGYDHRG, from the coding sequence ATGACCGAAGCCGACTTCATCGCCGCCCTGCGCACCCTGCCGCTCCATCCCGGCGCGCGGGGACTGGCCGACGATGCCGCCGTGCTCGATATCGGCGATACCACGCTCGTGCTGACGCACGACATGCTGGTGGAAGGCACGCACTATCTCCCCTCGCAGGACATGGCGGACGTCGCGTTCAGGCTGGTGGCGACGAACCTGTCCGACCTTGCCTCCAAGGGCGCCGAACCGCTCGGCGTGCTCGTCGGACACATGCTGGGCGCCGGAGACGCGCGCTTCGTGGCGGGGTTGCACGAGGCGCTGGCGGCGTTCGATACGCCGTTGCTGGGCGGCGATACCGTGGCGGGCACGGGCGCACGCGCGCTCGGCCTGACTGCCATCGGGCGCGCGACCCACCGCCCCGTGCCCGCGAGGTCCGGCGCGCAGGTGGGCGACGGGCTGTTCGTAACCGGCACGCTGGGCGCGGCAATGCTCGGGTTCGAGGCGCTGCGTGAGGAGGGCAAGGGCGGCGGCGGCGGTGGCGACAGCTCCGCCTATCGCCGTCCCCGGCCTCGCCTAGCCCAGGGCCGCGCGCTCGCCCCGCATGTCACCGCGATGATGGACGTGTCGGACGGCCTGCTGCTCGATGCGTTCCGCCTCGCCGAGGCGAGCGGCGTCACCCTCGCCGTCCAGAGCGCGGCCGCGCCGGTCGCCGCACCTGCAAGACGCTACGATTGCCTGACCTGGGGCGACGATTACGAACTGCTGTTCACCCTGCCCGCCAGTATCGCGAAGCCGCCGGTGCCCGCCACTCCTATCGGCCGCGTCGAACCGCGCGGTTTCGTACCGCTGTTCGTCGATGGGGAACCGATCGCCAACCGTGCGGGCCTCGGCTACGATCATCGCGGATAA
- a CDS encoding sodium-translocating pyrophosphatase — MNLVLIAIVLGLVAVVYGFITSRQVLGADSGNDKMREIAGAIQEGAQAYLKRQYTTIGLVGIVVAVLVFVFLGWVSAVGFVLGAILSGVAGFIGMNISVRSNLRTAAAATKGLQQGLTLAFRAGAITGMLVAGLALLAIAVFFYVLIGPMGLAANDRTVIDALVALAFGASLISIFARLGGGIFTKAADVGADLVGKVEAGIPEDDPRNPAVIADNVGDNVGDCAGMAADLFETYVVTVGATMVLTALLLTGLGDLLLPMMALPLMIGGACIVTSIIGTYFVRLGKGTNVMGAMYKGFIVTAVLSVPLIYLVMQLALGDMGAVIGGENLGNVDATAPIAEEGTASLLPFTGMDLFWCAVIGLALTGIIIWITEYYTGTTFRPVKSIAKASETGHGTNVIQGLAISLESTALPTLAIVTAIVVSYQLAGLMGIAYAATSMLALAGMVVALDAYGPVTDNAGGIAEMAGLDESVREKTDALDAVGNTTKAVTKGYAIGSAGLAALVLFAAYTTDLAEFFPGTDVDFSLENPYVIVGLLLGALLPYLFGAMGMTAVGRAAGDVVKDVRDQFAGDKGIMAGTSRPNYARTVDLVTKAAIKEMIVPSLLPVLAPIVVYFVISVVAGTANGFAALGALLLGVIVGGLFVALSMTAGGGAWDNAKKYIEDGNHGGKGSDAHHAAVTGDTVGDPYKDTAGPAVNPMIKITNIVALLLLASLAA; from the coding sequence ATGAACCTTGTGCTTATCGCTATTGTCCTGGGACTTGTGGCCGTCGTCTACGGCTTCATCACCAGTCGCCAGGTTCTGGGTGCCGATTCCGGCAACGACAAGATGCGCGAGATCGCCGGCGCCATCCAGGAGGGCGCGCAGGCCTATCTGAAGCGGCAGTACACCACCATCGGCCTTGTCGGCATCGTCGTCGCGGTGCTGGTTTTCGTGTTCCTGGGCTGGGTGAGCGCGGTAGGCTTCGTGCTCGGCGCGATCCTGTCGGGCGTCGCCGGCTTCATCGGCATGAACATCTCGGTGCGCTCCAACCTCAGAACCGCCGCGGCGGCGACGAAGGGCTTGCAGCAGGGGCTCACCCTCGCCTTTCGCGCAGGAGCGATCACCGGAATGCTGGTGGCGGGCCTGGCGCTGCTCGCCATCGCGGTGTTTTTCTACGTTCTCATCGGCCCGATGGGCCTCGCAGCCAACGATCGCACGGTGATCGACGCGCTGGTGGCCCTTGCCTTCGGAGCCTCGCTCATCTCCATCTTCGCCCGCCTCGGCGGCGGCATCTTCACCAAGGCGGCGGACGTCGGCGCCGATCTCGTCGGCAAGGTCGAGGCCGGGATTCCGGAGGACGACCCGCGCAACCCGGCTGTCATCGCGGACAATGTGGGCGACAATGTCGGCGATTGCGCTGGCATGGCCGCCGACCTGTTCGAAACCTACGTCGTCACCGTCGGCGCGACGATGGTGCTCACCGCCCTGCTGCTCACGGGTCTGGGAGACCTGCTGCTACCGATGATGGCGCTGCCGCTGATGATCGGCGGGGCGTGCATCGTCACCAGCATCATCGGCACTTATTTCGTGCGGCTCGGCAAGGGCACGAACGTGATGGGGGCGATGTACAAGGGCTTCATCGTCACCGCCGTCCTGTCCGTCCCCCTGATCTACCTCGTCATGCAGCTCGCGCTCGGCGACATGGGCGCGGTGATCGGGGGGGAGAACCTCGGCAACGTCGATGCCACCGCGCCGATCGCGGAGGAAGGCACGGCCTCGCTCCTGCCCTTTACCGGCATGGACCTGTTCTGGTGCGCGGTCATCGGACTGGCGCTGACCGGCATCATCATCTGGATCACCGAATACTATACCGGCACGACGTTCCGCCCGGTAAAGAGCATTGCCAAGGCTTCGGAGACGGGCCACGGCACGAACGTGATCCAGGGCCTGGCGATCAGTCTCGAATCCACCGCCCTGCCCACGCTCGCCATCGTGACCGCCATCGTCGTGAGCTACCAGCTCGCCGGCCTGATGGGGATCGCCTATGCGGCAACGTCGATGCTGGCGCTGGCGGGCATGGTCGTGGCGCTCGACGCCTACGGTCCCGTCACCGATAATGCCGGCGGCATCGCGGAAATGGCGGGGCTGGACGAAAGCGTTCGGGAAAAGACCGATGCGCTCGATGCGGTCGGCAACACCACCAAGGCGGTGACCAAGGGTTACGCCATCGGCTCCGCCGGCCTCGCCGCGCTGGTGCTGTTCGCCGCCTACACCACCGACCTCGCCGAGTTCTTCCCCGGTACCGACGTCGATTTCAGTCTCGAGAACCCCTACGTCATCGTCGGGCTGCTGCTCGGCGCGCTGCTGCCCTACCTGTTCGGGGCGATGGGCATGACGGCGGTGGGCCGCGCGGCGGGCGACGTGGTGAAGGACGTGCGCGACCAGTTCGCCGGCGACAAGGGCATCATGGCAGGGACCAGCCGACCCAATTACGCCCGCACGGTGGACCTCGTCACCAAGGCCGCGATCAAGGAGATGATCGTTCCCAGCCTGCTGCCGGTGCTGGCACCCATCGTCGTCTACTTCGTCATCAGCGTCGTGGCGGGCACGGCCAACGGCTTCGCTGCGCTCGGCGCGCTGTTGCTGGGCGTGATCGTGGGCGGCCTGTTCGTCGCCCTCAGCATGACGGCGGGCGGCGGCGCGTGGGACAATGCCAAGAAGTACATCGAAGACGGCAATCACGGCGGCAAGGGCAGCGATGCCCACCATGCCGCTGTGACGGGGGACACGGTGGGCGATCCCTACAAGGATACCGCCGGCCCCGCCGTCAATCCGATGATCAAGATCACCAATATCGTCGCGCTGCTGCTGCTCGCCTCGCTTGCCGCGTGA
- a CDS encoding GNAT family N-acetyltransferase, whose protein sequence is MTQFMSRPAADARAGRAGPAMPARIAGPAVTLTARDWRDFDRPDRIAAWDALAEWAVEPNPFYESWFLLPSLRAFDPAARIRLLVLEVDGQIAGLMPVKREARYYGYPMPHLRNWCHANCFLGLPLVARGFERLFWRELLVWCDKATRMRPFLHLAHMPGDGVLASALEAELMGAGRRSAIVMREERAMLRSRLSPDGYLARSLSPKKRKELRRQRRRLEDAGNLFVDSRTDAEGLARWAQDFLALEARGWKGRAGSALACNRDTRSLFGAALRGAGHTGRLHRLSLTLDGRPIAMLATFLAGRGAFSFKTAFDEDYARFSPGVLLQCEALRLIERGGTNWVDSCAGADHPMIDHFWRERRLIVRRSIAIGGPLRRGAFDTLARMESSA, encoded by the coding sequence GTGACCCAGTTCATGTCCCGCCCCGCCGCCGATGCGCGCGCCGGCCGTGCCGGACCGGCCATGCCCGCCCGGATAGCCGGTCCGGCAGTGACGCTGACGGCGCGTGACTGGCGCGATTTCGACCGGCCGGATCGCATTGCCGCGTGGGATGCGCTGGCGGAATGGGCGGTCGAGCCCAACCCGTTCTACGAAAGCTGGTTCCTGCTGCCCTCGCTGCGCGCCTTCGATCCGGCCGCCCGCATCCGGCTGCTGGTGCTGGAGGTGGACGGTCAGATCGCCGGGCTGATGCCGGTGAAGCGCGAGGCGCGCTATTACGGCTATCCGATGCCGCATCTTCGCAACTGGTGCCACGCCAACTGCTTTCTCGGCCTGCCGCTCGTGGCGCGCGGGTTCGAGCGGCTGTTCTGGCGCGAGCTGCTCGTCTGGTGCGACAAGGCAACGCGGATGCGCCCCTTCCTCCATCTCGCCCACATGCCCGGCGACGGGGTTCTGGCGAGCGCGCTCGAGGCCGAGCTGATGGGGGCCGGACGGCGCAGCGCCATCGTGATGCGGGAGGAACGCGCGATGCTGCGCTCGCGGCTTTCGCCGGATGGCTATCTCGCCCGGTCGCTTTCCCCCAAGAAGCGCAAGGAACTGCGCCGCCAGCGCCGCCGGCTCGAAGACGCGGGCAATCTCTTCGTCGACAGCCGGACCGATGCCGAGGGGCTGGCGCGCTGGGCGCAGGATTTTCTCGCGCTGGAGGCGCGTGGCTGGAAGGGACGGGCTGGCTCCGCGCTGGCCTGCAATAGGGACACGCGCAGCCTGTTCGGCGCCGCGCTGCGGGGCGCCGGCCATACCGGTCGACTGCATCGCTTGTCGCTAACGCTGGACGGCAGGCCCATCGCCATGCTCGCCACCTTCCTCGCCGGACGCGGGGCGTTCTCGTTCAAGACAGCCTTCGACGAGGACTACGCCCGCTTCTCCCCCGGCGTGCTGCTACAATGCGAGGCGCTGCGCCTGATCGAACGCGGCGGGACGAACTGGGTCGACAGCTGCGCCGGCGCCGACCACCCGATGATCGACCATTTCTGGCGCGAACGCCGCCTGATCGTGCGGCGCTCGATCGCGATCGGCGGACCGCTGCGCCGCGGAGCGTTCGACACGCTGGCCCGCATGGAGTCTTCCGCGTGA
- a CDS encoding cupin-like domain-containing protein, translating to MTDVPAPISGRPTGRRDVFPARSRTFFAASYPEGPCLLSHDLVRHPLLELDALAELGESLPAESVEYNRGDVSIGVDGKPAANGLTIGQTIRQIADAQSWAVLKNIEHSPLYAQLVADLLEELRDSIEPRTGALLGMHGFVFVSSPNAVTPYHFDPEHNILLQLRGSKVMTLFPAGVGRFAPDERHEAYHTGGARELIWQPGFICEGVNFPLCAGDAVHVPVMAPHFVTNGPEPSISLSITWRSEWSYAEADARAFNRLLRRFGRDPEPPGRWPARNRMKALGWRIARRIPGLG from the coding sequence GTGACCGACGTACCCGCCCCGATCAGCGGCAGGCCCACCGGGCGGCGCGACGTGTTTCCCGCCCGGTCGCGCACCTTTTTCGCCGCATCCTACCCTGAGGGGCCGTGCCTGCTTTCGCACGATCTCGTCCGCCATCCGCTGCTCGAACTCGATGCCCTGGCCGAACTGGGCGAAAGCCTGCCTGCCGAAAGCGTCGAGTACAATCGCGGCGACGTGTCCATCGGCGTTGACGGAAAGCCGGCCGCAAACGGTCTCACCATCGGGCAGACCATCCGCCAGATCGCGGACGCGCAAAGCTGGGCGGTGCTCAAGAACATCGAACATTCGCCGCTCTACGCGCAACTCGTGGCCGACCTGCTGGAAGAGCTGCGCGATTCGATCGAACCGCGCACCGGCGCGCTGCTGGGGATGCACGGTTTCGTATTCGTCTCCAGCCCGAACGCGGTAACGCCCTATCATTTCGATCCCGAACACAACATCCTGCTGCAACTGCGCGGCAGCAAGGTGATGACGCTGTTCCCCGCGGGCGTCGGCCGTTTCGCACCCGACGAGCGGCACGAGGCCTACCACACCGGCGGCGCGCGCGAACTGATCTGGCAGCCCGGTTTCATCTGCGAAGGCGTAAATTTCCCGCTCTGCGCGGGCGATGCTGTCCACGTCCCGGTGATGGCTCCGCATTTCGTCACGAACGGGCCGGAACCCTCGATCTCGCTGTCGATCACCTGGCGTTCCGAATGGTCCTATGCAGAGGCGGACGCGCGGGCCTTCAACCGGTTGCTGCGCCGTTTCGGCCGCGATCCGGAGCCGCCGGGTCGCTGGCCCGCACGCAACCGGATGAAGGCGCTGGGCTGGCGTATCGCGCGGCGGATACCCGGCCTGGGCTGA
- a CDS encoding acyl-CoA thioesterase, with protein sequence MAADPRSEHAPTPTPEQLVAELTFLLDLEPRGGDQYVGRRQKDGTGRVFGGQAIAQALGAARRTVDGEREAHSLHAYFLRPGDDELPIEYRVKRDLDGRSFSNRRVVASQEGRPILNLVASFQKPSAGPGHQFADMPDVPGPDELTPDAEIRRKVAQKIPEGRFRRLLERPSPLDFRSVEPRDWLDPQPRDPVSHVWIRAVAPLPAEAAVHRAVLAYISDLQLLSTAIQPHGKSMARGEIKGASLDHAVWFHDSFAADEWLLFVSDSPWSGNARGFCRGQVFARDGRLVASVSQEGMLRHV encoded by the coding sequence ATGGCCGCCGATCCTCGATCCGAACACGCCCCCACCCCGACGCCGGAGCAACTGGTAGCGGAACTGACCTTCCTGCTCGATCTCGAACCGCGCGGGGGGGACCAGTATGTCGGTCGTAGGCAGAAGGACGGGACGGGCCGCGTCTTCGGCGGGCAGGCCATTGCGCAGGCGCTGGGCGCGGCGCGGCGCACGGTCGACGGCGAACGCGAGGCCCATTCGCTGCACGCCTATTTCCTGCGCCCCGGCGACGACGAACTGCCCATCGAATACCGGGTCAAGCGCGATCTGGACGGGCGCAGCTTCTCCAACCGGCGGGTCGTGGCAAGCCAGGAGGGCCGGCCGATCCTCAACCTCGTCGCCTCGTTCCAGAAACCGTCGGCAGGGCCGGGCCATCAGTTCGCCGACATGCCCGACGTTCCCGGTCCGGACGAACTGACGCCCGACGCGGAGATCCGCCGCAAGGTGGCCCAGAAAATTCCGGAGGGCCGCTTCAGGCGGCTGCTCGAACGCCCGTCCCCCCTGGATTTCCGCTCCGTCGAACCGCGCGACTGGCTCGATCCCCAGCCGCGCGACCCGGTCAGCCATGTCTGGATTCGCGCCGTGGCACCGTTGCCGGCCGAAGCCGCGGTCCACCGCGCGGTGCTGGCCTACATCTCTGACCTGCAGCTTCTCTCCACCGCCATCCAGCCGCACGGCAAGAGCATGGCGCGCGGCGAGATCAAGGGTGCGAGCCTCGACCACGCGGTGTGGTTTCACGACAGTTTCGCCGCCGACGAATGGCTGCTGTTCGTCAGCGACAGTCCATGGAGCGGCAACGCCCGCGGGTTCTGCCGCGGCCAGGTCTTCGCTCGAGACGGGCGCCTGGTGGCGAGCGTTTCCCAGGAAGGAATGCTGCGGCACGTATAG